DNA from Agarilytica rhodophyticola:
CAGTAACCAATAATCCTGTTCCTAGAGTCTTCTTGGATATTTTAGGAAAAAGAATAACGGATCAACTTCCAGTAGGTTTTGTCCGCCAAGAATTTGATTATTTTGCAGAAACTTTTGATCGCACACTAGAAAGAATACACTATATTGGGCCACAGGAAGTATCGAAAATTTTGGCTTCATATATTCCACAAGCTAATAGCAGTTTATCTGTACTCGATCTGGGATGTGGCACAGGATTGTGTGCATCTATCTTAAAGCCCTATTCTCATTGGTTATGTGGTGTGGATTTATCTGCAAAGATGTTGGAAAAAGCCAAGCTTTTAAACGTTTATGACGAGTTATTTGAAAGCGATGCGGTTGAATATTTAAAAAAACAAACAACTGCATTTGATCTTATTTCCGTAGCTGACGTATTTCCTTACTTTGGCAATATAGAAGAACTATTATCTTCAATAAGCATTGCTCTTAAACGCAATGGAATGCTTATTTTTTCTTTTGAGGAGCTTACTAACAGTCTTAAAAATTGGTCTATCAACGATAGTGGACGCTTTCAACATCGTCTAAATTATATTAAGAAGTATCTAAAGAAAAATAAAATTTCAATAATCTCTTGCGAATCAATTGGCTATAGGTATGAAGGTGGGCAGCCAATCCCTGGAGTTTTTATTGCTGCGCAAAAAACATAAAATCATTAAATATTTAAGAGGTGACAGTGTCAAATTTGCATATCCGTCCAGCAAAGGTTGAGGACTCTATAATAATCCATAATTTTATTACAGATCTCGCCAAGTATGAAAAAGCCGAGCATGAAGTTCTTGCTTCAGTTGGCGATATTGAAACCTCTTTATTTAGTGGTAATTCTACTACACAGGCAGTTATTGCCTGTATTGATAATCAGCCCATTGGGTTTGCGGTGTTTTTTGCTAATTACTCTACTTGGAGAGGGCCTGTTGACACCAATAGAATCACACCTGCTGGTAAGCATTTTTTCGGCTAGCTAGGCAACACAAACGCCGTTTAGTTATTCTAAACCAGTGCGTGTTAACGACGCTAGGCGGAAAAATGCTACCAGCCCTTGGCAGTTGCTCCTGCACTGCCCTAATACACCACATCCATGTGGCTATTCGGGTTTGCACTCAACGGCGCCACTCTGCGTTACTCATCGCTCATTTAAAATAACTAAACTACACTCTTCGCGCCTCGCTTAAAGCGCCTACTGTTGGTGATTGGCGCCGTTGAGTGCAAACAGGAGTGGTTAAATTAGTGTCAACAGGCCCTAAGTAAACACGGATTATATCTTGAAGATCTTTATGTTTCGCCAGAATACAGAGGTGTTGGTGCAGGTAAGGCCTTATTAAAACATCTGGCTCAAATTGCCGTATCTAAGGGCTGCGGGCGCTTTGAATGGAGTGTTCTCGATTGGAATGAGCCTGCTATAGAGTTTTATGAGTCAATCGGTGCCAAACCTCTAAAGGAGTGGATTGGTTATCGATTGTCAGGGCAAACACTTAAAGATTTTGCCAGCTAGCAACTATTTACGCTTCTCTCATCCTCTAATTGATTGTTGACAGGAGTACCTGTTGATATATACTTGATTAATCAAGTATTATTCAGGTATACATCAATGACCAAGGAATCCATACAAGACACACAACAATCCAAATACGGCGCGATCACAAAAAGCCTTTGGTTCAATACGGCAATTATCTCTAAGCATTTAGACAACAGCTTAGGGGCAATTCACGGTATCGGGCTAACGGAATACATGGTATTACTCCACCTAATGAAGGCGCCAAATCATGCTCTTCGTCGTATAGATATCGCAGATGCTCTAGCCCGCACTGCTTCAGGTATTACCCGCCTACTCATGCCTATGGAGAAAATTGGCCTTGTTGAAAAAGAGATAAATCAACGAGATGCAAGAGTTAGTCTTGTTAAAGTAACGCCTGCAGGTGAAGAACTATTTAAAAATGCATCTATTACTGTGGATGCAAAATCGGAAACCTTACTCAAAAACATTGATAGTAAAAAGGCCAATACTTTTTTGAATCTACTAAATACCATTTGATACTGATATATATTTATGGCGATTTGTCTATCACTAATAGTATTATTTTACTAAATGATTCGATCTTTGATAAAGATGCTAGGGCCTGTTAGCACTAATTATTCTGTTGGCTATCAATGAAAAGTTAATAAAGAATCGAAATACTACACATAATTTATCGAATCGACCAAAAATTTCAAGAGAGTATCAACAAGTTTTCACATCTGGAAGATCGTAGTCACTTTGGTATTTTTGTGATTGATGTCAAGCGCCTGAAAAGAATAAATGATCAACATGGCCATGATGATGGCGATAGGATGCTGATCAACGTATGTATAAGAAGAAACCGTCGTATTAGTCTTATTATAAGGGTGCTAAGGGTGCGTAGCTATCGCACCCAATCAAACTAGCGGACATCGCATTCTCGCGTAGGTCGAACTCTT
Protein-coding regions in this window:
- a CDS encoding methyltransferase domain-containing protein encodes the protein MQPDDSQKADAYYNQAVEYLNSNNIDSAIKKLELVVSLTPNNFDALADLGNLLNQKERYVEAETILLKACNIDNSDASVHYCLGKALKYQNRIEKAIEHYKICCELEEHDVYLMDIAYAQITALYRQTNCKKEAKAYYQKWAKAVTNNPVPRVFLDILGKRITDQLPVGFVRQEFDYFAETFDRTLERIHYIGPQEVSKILASYIPQANSSLSVLDLGCGTGLCASILKPYSHWLCGVDLSAKMLEKAKLLNVYDELFESDAVEYLKKQTTAFDLISVADVFPYFGNIEELLSSISIALKRNGMLIFSFEELTNSLKNWSINDSGRFQHRLNYIKKYLKKNKISIISCESIGYRYEGGQPIPGVFIAAQKT
- a CDS encoding diguanylate cyclase domain-containing protein — translated: MDQKFQESINKFSHLEDRSHFGIFVIDVKRLKRINDQHGHDDGDRMLINVCIRRNRRISLIIRVLRVRSYRTQSN
- a CDS encoding MarR family winged helix-turn-helix transcriptional regulator, which produces MTKESIQDTQQSKYGAITKSLWFNTAIISKHLDNSLGAIHGIGLTEYMVLLHLMKAPNHALRRIDIADALARTASGITRLLMPMEKIGLVEKEINQRDARVSLVKVTPAGEELFKNASITVDAKSETLLKNIDSKKANTFLNLLNTI